From a single Accipiter gentilis chromosome 8, bAccGen1.1, whole genome shotgun sequence genomic region:
- the CENPL gene encoding centromere protein L, translating into MESVEARTLLSFGRLSRGLPFGRAHGLSSRDPLLPLAPRSQENADPQRTAFLLRKQWTLYSVTPLYRFSNAHLRDYARLLSAFIAAEKQKGLAVEVGVELDIKVAVSSLPYLKGSDQDQAAILVQLSSRSPASPKNSEEKLIWSGWFCCVSGDDISKNVPEDFTCLPLFLVNGAECYTSIVGSWFQKTFDCSFRRLAISPLILSWMAAMWTGCKVDKTASAIELVFSVPCLPQPLDISYAIHPEDAKALWDTVQKTPGEIIQEEVDVFMDCLYSHFHRHFRIHLSATKLVKVSTAIASAHCDGIIKFLQSQYLTGVLMLLTELAISQIE; encoded by the exons TTTGGGCGGGCGCACGGCCTTAGCTCCAGGGATCCGCTGCTCCCACTGGCGCCGCGCTCCCAG gaaaacgCAGATCCCCAGAGAACAGCGTTTCTGCTGCGCAAGCAGTGGACCTTATACAGCGTGACCCCTCTGTACCGATTCTCTAACGCTCACCTGAGGGATTATGCGAGGCTGCTTAGTGCCTTTATCGCTGCCGAGAAGCAGAAGGGATTGGCGGTGGAAGTAGGGGTTGAGCTGGACATCAAAGTGGCTGTCTCCAGCCTTCCATACCTTAAAGGTAGTGACCAAGACCAGGCTGCAATTCTCGTGCAG CTTTCTTCAAGATCACCAGCTTCCCCAAAAAACTCAGAAGAGAAACTGATATGGTCAGGCTGGTTCTGCTGTGTGTCTGGAGACGATATTTCCAAGAACGTGCCAGAGGACTTCACTTGTTTACCTCTGTTTCTTGTTAATGGGGCAGAGTGTTACACATCCATTGTTGGAAGTTGGTTTCAGAAGACTTTTGACTGCTCCTTCCGCCGCTTAGCCATTAGCCCTCTCATTCTCAGTTGGATGGCAGCTATGTGGACTGGATGCAAAGTGGACAAAACTGCATCTGCCATAGAACTCGTTTTCTCTGTCCCCTGTCTGCCCCAGCCTCTGGATATTTCATACGCCATTCATCCAGAGGATGCAAAAGCTCTGTGGGACACAGTCCAAAAAACTCCAGGGGAAATCATTCAAGAAGAGGTAGATGTCTTTATGGACTGCCTTTACTCTCACTTCCACAGACACTTTAGGATCCACTTGTCAGCTACAAAACTGGTGAAAGTTTCTACAGCAATTGCCTCAGCACACTGTGATGGGATTATAAAG tttctACAAAGCCAATACCTAACTGGAGTGTTGATGCTACTGACAGAACTAGCAATCTCTCAGATAGAGTGA
- the KLHL20 gene encoding kelch-like protein 20 isoform X2, which translates to MDGKPMRRCTSTRPGETGMDVTSRCTLGDPNKLPEGVPQPARMPYISDKHPRQTLEVINLLRKHRELCDVVLVVGAKKIYAHRVILSACSPYFRAMFTGELAESRQTEVVIRDIDERAMELLIDFAYTSQITVEEGNVQTLLPAACLLQLAEIQEACCEFLKRQLDPSNCLGIRAFADTHSCRELLRIADKFTQHNFQEVMESEEFMLLPANQLIDIISSDELNVRSEEQVFNAVMAWVKYSIQERRPQLPQVLQHVRLPLLSPKFLVGTVGSDPLIKSDEECRDLVDEAKNYLLLPQERPLMQGPRTRPRKPIRCGEVLFAVGGWCSGDAISSVERYDPQTNEWRMVASMSKRRCGVGVSVLDDLLYAVGGHDGSSYLNSVERYDPKTNQWSSDVAPTSTCRTSVGVAVLGGYLYAVGGQDGVSCLNIVERYDPKENKWTRVASMSTRRLGVAVAVLGGFLYAVGGSDGTSPLNTVERYNPQENRWHTIAPMGTRRKHLGCAVYQDMIYAVGGRDDTTELSSAERYNPRTNQWSPVVAMTSRRSGVGLAVVNGQLMAVGGFDGTTYLKTIEVFDPDANTWRLYGGMNYRRLGGGVGVIKMTHCESHIW; encoded by the exons ATGGACGGAAAGCCAATGCGCAG GTGTACCAGTACTCGACCAGGAGAGACCGGAATGGATGTGACTAGCCGCTGCACACTCGGAGATCCTAATAAACTGCCAGAAGGGGTGCCGCAGCCTGCTCGCATGCCCTACATCTCTGACAAGCACCCTCGACAAACTTTGGAAGTTATCAACCTTCTCCGGAAGCACCGGGAGTTGTGCGATGTGGTGCTAGTAGTCGGTGCAAAGAAGATCTATGCCCACAGGGTGATTCTGTCGGCCTGCAGCCCTTACTTCCGAGCCATGTTCACTGGGGAGCTGGCAGAATCTCGGCAGACAGAAGTAGTGATCAGAGACATCGACGAAAGGGCCATGGAACTGCTGATTGACTTTGCATACACCTCTCAGATCACTGTGGAAGAGGGAAATGTCCAGACCTTGTTGCCAGCTGCTTGCCTTCTCCAGCTGGCTGAGATCCAGGAGGCCTGCTGCGAGTTCCTTAAGAGACAGTTGGACCCTTCCAATTGCCTGGGCATCCGAGCTTTTGCTGACACTCACTCCTGCCGTGAACTGCTGAGGATTGCTGACAAGTTCACACAGCATAACTTCCAGGAG GTAATGGAGAGTGAGGAGTTCATGCTGCTTCCTGCCAATCAGCTCATAGACATTATATCCAGTGATGAGTTAAATGTTCGCAGTGAAGAGCAGGTGTTCAATGCAGTGATGGCCTGGGTGAAATATAGCATTCAGGAACGAAGACCCCAGCTGCCACAG GTCCTGCAGCATGTCCGTCTGCCGCTGCTGAGTCCCAAGTTTCTTGTGGGTACAGTGGGTTCTGATCCGCTTATTAAGAGCGATGAGGAATGCCG GGATCTAGTGGATGAAGCTAAAAACTATCTGCTGTTGCCCCAAGAGCGGCCACTGATGCAGGGACCAAGAACTAGACCGCGCAAACCCATCCGCTGTGGAGAAGTGCTCTTTGCAG TGGGGGGCTGGTGTAGCGGGGACGCAATTTCCAGTGTCGAGCGCTATGACCCTCAAACCAATGAGTGGCGAATGGTGGCTTCCATGAGCAAAAGACGCTGTGGCGTTGGAGTCAGTGTTCTGGATGATCTCCTCTATGCTGTGGGAGGCCATGATGGCTCCTCTTATCTTAACAGTGTAGAAAG GTATGATCCAAAGACCAATCAGTGGAGCAGTGATGTGGCCCCCACTAGCACCTGCAGGACCAGTGTCGGAGTAGCGGTTCTTGGAGGCTACCTCTATGCTGTGGGTGGCCAGGATGGTGTCTCTTGTCTCAACATTGTGGAAAg GTATGAtcccaaagaaaacaaatggactCGAGTGGCTTCCATGAGCACCAGGCGCTTGGGAGTTGCAGTGGCTGTGCTAGGCGGCTTCCTTTATGCTGTGGGAGGCTCTGATGGAACTTCTCCTCTCAATACTG TGGAACGCTACAATCCCCAGGAGAACCGCTGGCACACAATTGCACCTATGGGGACAAGGAGGAAGCACCTGGGCTGTGCTGTATACCAAGACATGATATATGCTGTGGGAGGCAGAGACGATACAACAGAGCTCAGCAGTGCTGAGAGATACAATCCCCGAACCAACCAGTGGTCTCCTGTTGTGGCCATGACATCCCGCCGGAGTGGA GTTGGCCTTGCTGTGGTGAATGGACAGCTGATGGCAGTGGGGGGTTTTGATGGCACAACATACCTGAAGACCATTGAGGTGTTTGATCCAGATGCTAACACATGGAG GTTGTATGGTGGGATGAACTATCGGCGGCTGGGAGGAGGAGTAGGTGTTATCAAAATGACACACTGTGAATCCCATATATGGTAA
- the KLHL20 gene encoding kelch-like protein 20 isoform X1, translating into MVLSYNFLHCRCTSTRPGETGMDVTSRCTLGDPNKLPEGVPQPARMPYISDKHPRQTLEVINLLRKHRELCDVVLVVGAKKIYAHRVILSACSPYFRAMFTGELAESRQTEVVIRDIDERAMELLIDFAYTSQITVEEGNVQTLLPAACLLQLAEIQEACCEFLKRQLDPSNCLGIRAFADTHSCRELLRIADKFTQHNFQEVMESEEFMLLPANQLIDIISSDELNVRSEEQVFNAVMAWVKYSIQERRPQLPQVLQHVRLPLLSPKFLVGTVGSDPLIKSDEECRDLVDEAKNYLLLPQERPLMQGPRTRPRKPIRCGEVLFAVGGWCSGDAISSVERYDPQTNEWRMVASMSKRRCGVGVSVLDDLLYAVGGHDGSSYLNSVERYDPKTNQWSSDVAPTSTCRTSVGVAVLGGYLYAVGGQDGVSCLNIVERYDPKENKWTRVASMSTRRLGVAVAVLGGFLYAVGGSDGTSPLNTVERYNPQENRWHTIAPMGTRRKHLGCAVYQDMIYAVGGRDDTTELSSAERYNPRTNQWSPVVAMTSRRSGVGLAVVNGQLMAVGGFDGTTYLKTIEVFDPDANTWRLYGGMNYRRLGGGVGVIKMTHCESHIW; encoded by the exons ATGGTCCTGTCTTACAACTTCCTCCACTGCAGGTGTACCAGTACTCGACCAGGAGAGACCGGAATGGATGTGACTAGCCGCTGCACACTCGGAGATCCTAATAAACTGCCAGAAGGGGTGCCGCAGCCTGCTCGCATGCCCTACATCTCTGACAAGCACCCTCGACAAACTTTGGAAGTTATCAACCTTCTCCGGAAGCACCGGGAGTTGTGCGATGTGGTGCTAGTAGTCGGTGCAAAGAAGATCTATGCCCACAGGGTGATTCTGTCGGCCTGCAGCCCTTACTTCCGAGCCATGTTCACTGGGGAGCTGGCAGAATCTCGGCAGACAGAAGTAGTGATCAGAGACATCGACGAAAGGGCCATGGAACTGCTGATTGACTTTGCATACACCTCTCAGATCACTGTGGAAGAGGGAAATGTCCAGACCTTGTTGCCAGCTGCTTGCCTTCTCCAGCTGGCTGAGATCCAGGAGGCCTGCTGCGAGTTCCTTAAGAGACAGTTGGACCCTTCCAATTGCCTGGGCATCCGAGCTTTTGCTGACACTCACTCCTGCCGTGAACTGCTGAGGATTGCTGACAAGTTCACACAGCATAACTTCCAGGAG GTAATGGAGAGTGAGGAGTTCATGCTGCTTCCTGCCAATCAGCTCATAGACATTATATCCAGTGATGAGTTAAATGTTCGCAGTGAAGAGCAGGTGTTCAATGCAGTGATGGCCTGGGTGAAATATAGCATTCAGGAACGAAGACCCCAGCTGCCACAG GTCCTGCAGCATGTCCGTCTGCCGCTGCTGAGTCCCAAGTTTCTTGTGGGTACAGTGGGTTCTGATCCGCTTATTAAGAGCGATGAGGAATGCCG GGATCTAGTGGATGAAGCTAAAAACTATCTGCTGTTGCCCCAAGAGCGGCCACTGATGCAGGGACCAAGAACTAGACCGCGCAAACCCATCCGCTGTGGAGAAGTGCTCTTTGCAG TGGGGGGCTGGTGTAGCGGGGACGCAATTTCCAGTGTCGAGCGCTATGACCCTCAAACCAATGAGTGGCGAATGGTGGCTTCCATGAGCAAAAGACGCTGTGGCGTTGGAGTCAGTGTTCTGGATGATCTCCTCTATGCTGTGGGAGGCCATGATGGCTCCTCTTATCTTAACAGTGTAGAAAG GTATGATCCAAAGACCAATCAGTGGAGCAGTGATGTGGCCCCCACTAGCACCTGCAGGACCAGTGTCGGAGTAGCGGTTCTTGGAGGCTACCTCTATGCTGTGGGTGGCCAGGATGGTGTCTCTTGTCTCAACATTGTGGAAAg GTATGAtcccaaagaaaacaaatggactCGAGTGGCTTCCATGAGCACCAGGCGCTTGGGAGTTGCAGTGGCTGTGCTAGGCGGCTTCCTTTATGCTGTGGGAGGCTCTGATGGAACTTCTCCTCTCAATACTG TGGAACGCTACAATCCCCAGGAGAACCGCTGGCACACAATTGCACCTATGGGGACAAGGAGGAAGCACCTGGGCTGTGCTGTATACCAAGACATGATATATGCTGTGGGAGGCAGAGACGATACAACAGAGCTCAGCAGTGCTGAGAGATACAATCCCCGAACCAACCAGTGGTCTCCTGTTGTGGCCATGACATCCCGCCGGAGTGGA GTTGGCCTTGCTGTGGTGAATGGACAGCTGATGGCAGTGGGGGGTTTTGATGGCACAACATACCTGAAGACCATTGAGGTGTTTGATCCAGATGCTAACACATGGAG GTTGTATGGTGGGATGAACTATCGGCGGCTGGGAGGAGGAGTAGGTGTTATCAAAATGACACACTGTGAATCCCATATATGGTAA